The following proteins come from a genomic window of Coffea arabica cultivar ET-39 chromosome 11c, Coffea Arabica ET-39 HiFi, whole genome shotgun sequence:
- the LOC113715689 gene encoding putative late blight resistance protein homolog R1A-3, with translation MDRTCVDSAIEQLSKLLTLPRLTSTTMEIQVKALLLDLRFVKMFFCCLTTFKPADDQETMMVASMELTTARATLEAAGCKLYQAGFFASFGLDIQDWETLVSDLLQIVEHLKPEVREICLDVLVHHSGNSNSKPSCTNEETLDFVDSILLNLKRLSLIVNNNNNMVPDLKKQMEALEEKLKFTRDFLDFTERRCGRSNDRLEDLFTIFQAWTKNAAFLSLMYWVELDIMDQNMAHQMNTVLSDSLQEIMRCTPRVIQMYLGLLKASKTSREDILPVGEILARFVSFLPLENLVDSVEGDDIAIFRTGLIFLISFLMDLPKELQKGAARRNESLKLIEVARRNAFLKQIEAAIYKVASLISMGGDSFVPTCLEKMHKIMTQVKKHHFQMPKSSASNCPKTDGMGFVCSILINLEEIMKSNATNFFLFAKHIVGAIHRELHALWLLQKGITHLQNGYQYKKLRSLLAQTINVAYRAEHVVRSRSVVDRPIWYHLMCLSDVLEEIKIIKTAVGKIRREVQTSKKISFCAQTSINCTQLSSRTNASNVDEVAFPLTDEADAIINLLMRGSLGLSIVSVVGMPGVGKTTLAKAAYNNLSVKMRFHKLAWCSVSDGTQRSGDLLLDILKCTNPVKAKTDEDLALEVRRSLLKERYLIVLDDIWEIGAWDAIKLSLPNDKNGSRILLTSQNHNLGLQTGLPHNVYPLSVLNDERSWKLLEKMLFHNHGCPPHLLGVGQKIASNCKGLPLALAASAVLLRREEQNLDRWGRIEESSNPGIAGKGFMDILELSYKRLPDHLKPCFLYFGSLQAGKEVSAQKLILLWIAEGFIQKAAIGSIGSLEVLGRDYLIELIDHSLVDVTKRSSDGGIKACRVNELLHSFCVEKAQEENFLHVDWSDRSDLSHGSSTRTMHYPYRLCIRSKWETFMQPKPIGRHLYSLLACSKISRHQSYLRSVAFEHFHSFKLLYILNLEGIYLDISFPQEIMSIVHLRHLAIRGSFTRIPSSIANLWNLRSLVVKGVRSLISLPEVILKMKSLKHVKISEKAVISLGDHELEDSSLQVNYIKTFSTLALHHVADSENLLRKLTGLQKLRCVVSGSQLYSNNKVQFPASAYLKDLQSLTLSTLDYEGLVSCSWLHNQFQTFNFPSTLKKLTLYRLGLPWRGISMIMQLENLEVLKLREQAFMGNRWHMKLGKEEFRNLKFLELSNLDIRQWRGSDIDPFPCLEGLVVKDCHRLLEVPLCLGRTATLQMIELRQCSDSVKKLAKDILEEQVGYWGNNELKLLILDS, from the coding sequence ATGGATCGCACTTGTGTTGATTCTGCCATTGAACAGCTCTCAAAGCTGTTGACTCTACCCCGCTTGACTTCTACTACAATGGAGATTCAAGTAAAGGCTCTGCTGCTGGACTTAAGATTTGTGAAAATGTTCTTTTGCTGCTTGACAACCTTCAAGCCCGCTGATGATCAAGAAACCATGATGGTGGCATCTATGGAGCTGACAACAGCTCGAGCTACACTAGAAGCAGCCGGGTGTAAACTGTATCAAGCTGGATTCTTTGCAAGCTTTGGACTAGATATCCAAGACTGGGAAACTTTGGTGTCTGATTTGCTTCAAATTGTTGAGCATTTGAAGCCAGAAGTCAGAGAGATTTGTCTTGATGTTTTAGTTCATCACTCTGGGAACTCAAACTCGAAGCCCTCTTGCACGAATGAGGAGACCCTTGACTTCGTGGATTCCATCCTACTGAATTTGAAGAGACTATCGTTAATtgtcaacaacaacaacaacatgGTCCCTGATTTGAAGAAGCAGATGGAAGCCCTTGAAGAGAAGCTAAAGTTCACCAGAGATTTCCTTGACTTCACCGAAAGAAGATGTGGGAGATCAAATGACAGACTTGAAGATCTCTTCACAATATTTCAAGCTTGGACTAAAAATGCTGCTTTCTTGTCACTTATGTATTGGGTGGAGCTGGACATCATGGACCAAAACATGGCTCATCAAATGAATACTGTCCTCTCTGATAGCCTACAAGAGATCATGCGTTGCACTCCAAGGGTCATACAGATGTATCTTGGGCTCCTTAAAGCTTCAAAGACTTCGCGAGAAGACATCCTTCCAGTGGGGGAAATCCTTGCAAGATTTGTTAGTTTTTTACCCTTGGAAAATCTTGTGGATTCTGTGGAGGGTGATGACATTGCAATCTTCCGCACGGGCCTGATTTTCTTAATTTCATTCCTCATGgatctaccaaaggagttacAAAAAGGAGCAGCCAGGAGAAATGAGTCCTTGAAACTAATTGAAGTAGCCAGGAGAAATGCGTTCTTGAAACAAATTGAAGCAGCCATTTATAAGGTGGCATCTCTAATTTCCATGGGAGGAGATTCTTTTGTTCCTACATGCCTGGAAAAGATGCACAAGATCATGACTCAGGTCAAAAAGCATCACTTCCAAATGCCAAAGTCATCAGCTTCTAATTGTCCCAAGACTGACGGAATGGGATTTGTTTGTtccatcttgataaatttggaGGAAATCATGAAAAGCAATGCCaccaattttttcctttttgcaaagCACATAGTTGGGGCAATCCACAGGGAACTTCATGCCCTTTGGCTTTTGCAAAAGGGTATAACGCATTTGCAAAATGGGTATCAATACAAAAAGCTAAGAAGTCTTCTGGCACAAACTATCAATGTAGCATACCGAGCAGAACATGTTGTCAGATCACGTTCAGTTGTGGATAGGCCCATTTGGTATCATTTGATGTGTCTTTCAGACGTACTGGAAGAAATAAAAATCATCAAGACTGCAGTTGGCAAGATTAGAAGAGAGGTGCAGACGTCCAAGAAGATAAGTTTTTGTGCTCAGACAAGTATCAACTGCACACAATTATCATCACGAACTAATGCTTCAAATGTTGATGAAGTTGCTTTTCCCTTAACTGATGAAGCTGATGCAATTATTAATCTCCTAATGAGAGGATCACTCGGGCTTTCCATTGTCTCAGTAGTTGGAATGCCTGGAGTAGGTAAGACAACACTCGCCAAAGCAGCGTACAACAATCTTTCAGTTAAAATGCGCTTTCATAAACTAGCGTGGTGCTCTGTTTCTGATGGTACACAAAGAAGTGGAGACTTGTTACTTGATATATTAAAGTGCACTAATCCTGTTAAAGCTAAGACTGACGAAGATTTAGCTCTTGAAGTCAGGAGAAGTTTACTGAAAGAGAGGTACCTCATTGTTTTAGATGATATTTGGGAGATTGGAGCTTGGGATGCTATAAAACTGTCACTTCCAAACGATAAAAATGGGAGTAGAATTCTGCTGACGAGTCAAAATCACAACCTGGGTTTGCAAACTGGACTTCCTCATAATGTTTATCCTCTTTCTGTACTCAATGATGAAAGAAGCTggaaacttttggaaaagatgcTATTCCACAACCATGGCTGCCCTCCACATCTATTAGGTGTCGGTCAGAAAATTGCAAGTAATTGTAAAGGACTACCTTTGGCGCTCGCTGCAAGTGCAGTTCTTCTTCGAAGGGAAGAGCAGAATCTTGATCGATGGGGACgaattgaagaaagttcaaaTCCAGGCATTGCCGGCAAAGGTTTCATGGACATTCTAGAGCTAAGCTACAAACGCTTACCCGACCATTTGAAAccttgttttctttattttggctCCTTGCAAGCTGGTAAAGAAGTTAGTGCCCAAAAGCTGATTTTATTATGGATTGCAGAAGGATTCATACAGAAGGCGGCAATTGGGAGTATTGGGAGCTTAGAAGTTCTGGGAAGGGACTACTTGATAGAGCTAATCGATCATAGCCTGGTAGATGTCACTAAAAGAAGTTCGGATGGTGGAATAAAAGCATGTCGTGTTAATGAGCTCTTGCATAGCTTTTGCGTGGAAAAGGCTCAAGAAGAAAACTTTTTGCACGTTGATTGGTCAGATCGGTCTGATCTTTCTCATGGCTCATCAACTCGAACAATGCATTACCCTTATCGGTTGTGCATTCGATCTAAATGGGAAACTTTTATGCAGCCGAAACCTATTGGTAGACATCTCTACTCTCTACTTGCCTGTTCCAAAATTAGTAGGCATCAATCCTATTTAAGATCTGTTGCCTTTGAGCATTTTCATAGCTTTAAACTTCTTTACATCTTGAATTTGGAGGGCATCTACTTGGATATTTCTTTTCCTCAAGAAATCATGTCAATAGTTCATTTGAGACACTTAGCAATCCGAGGTAGTTTTACAAGGATCCCATCATCCATAGCCAATCTTTGGAACCTAAGAAGTCTTGTTGTGAAAGGAGTACGATCCTTGATTTCTTTACCAGAAGTCATTTTGAAGATGAAAAGTTTAAAACATGTGAAAATAAGTGAAAAGGCTGTTATCTCTTTGGGTGACCATGAGCTTGAGGATTCTTCTCTGCAAGTTAATTACATCAAGACTTTTTCCACGCTAGCTCTTCATCATGTAGCAGATTCTGAGAATCTGTTAAGAAAGTTAACTGGACTTCAGAAGCTCAGATGTGTTGTTTCAGGATCACAACTGTATAGTAATAACAAAGTTCAGTTTCCAGCATCTGCCTACCTAAAAGATCTCCAGTCACTAACATTGTCTACGCTTGATTATGAAGGTCTAGTTTCTTGCAGTTGGTTGCACAATCAGTTTCAGACATTTAACTTCCCCTCAACTCTCAAGAAACTGACCTTGTATAGATTGGGACTACCTTGGAGAGGAATATCAATGATAATGCAGCTCGAGAATCTCGAGGTTCTGAAATTACGCGAACAAGCTTTTATGGGGAATAGATGGCACATGAAACTGGGAAAGGAGGAATTTCGCAACCTCAAATTCCTAGAACTGTCAAATTTAGACATCCGACAATGGCGTGGCAGCGACATTGATCCCTTCCCATGCCTTGAAGGACTAGTTGTGAAAGATTGTCACAGGCTTTTGGAGGTTCCCCTTTGTTTGGGAAGAACTGCTACCCTGCAGATGATTGAGTTGCGTCAATGCAGCGATAGTGTCAAAAAATTAGCCAAAGATATTCTAGAAGAACAGGTGGGATATTGGGGCAACAATGAACTTAAACTTCTCATCTTAGACTCTTAG
- the LOC113717061 gene encoding putative late blight resistance protein homolog R1A-3 translates to MVVHTCVDSAIEQLSKLLALSRLTSTNMENQIKGLLLELKFVKMFFCCLETFTAADDQETMRDGSIELKRAQATLEAASSELYQAGFFASFGLDIEDWQTLVSNLLQIVKGFKPEVRNICSGVVVNHSWNSKSKLSYTNEEILEFTDSILVNLERLLSVVTGENIVPDVKKQMEALAAKLKFTRDFLDFTIKRRGRSYDELEDFLTMFHAWTKTAACLSLLYWVEVDSTDENMAHWMNAMLSARVQEIMPSTPSDVQMYLGLLKSSKISRGDALLVDDIIARFVGFLPLENLVDCVERDDIVAVRDGLIFLISFLMDAPKESQSGAARRTVFLKPIEAARRKAFLRKIEAAISKLTNLIFLRDNSFIPWFLEKILKIMIQAKKHHVRMPKSSASNCPKTDGRGFVHSLLINLEEMMKSNAANFILFAKHKVAAIHRELHSLSLMLKDIMDLQNEHKSQELNGFWAQTIDVAYRAEGVIRACSIVDRPIWYHLICLSDVLEGIKVIKTTVEKKVKREEHTSSNRSSTSSAETSVNRIPLSSRTYSFGSYEVLGFNDEADAVINLLKRGSNELSVVSIVGMPGVGKTTLARIAYNDPSVQLHFHKLAWCPVSETYRSRDLLLDIVNCITSVEDVDLYDMSDEDLTDLIRKSLLRQRYLVVIDDIWEMGAWDSIRQSLPRDRNGSRIVLTSQNHNLALQTGLAYNTHLLSPFTDEKSWKYLEEMLFHTHGCPDNLLDVAKKIARKCKGLPLAIVAILALLQKEERNLDIWGRIEENSNPGIASKGYREILERSYKHLPDHLKPCFLYFGAFQAGKAISAQKLTLLWVAEGFMRTTEMGGMESLEVLANDYLMELINRSLVDVTERSSDGGIKACRLNDLLHDFCLEKAQEDKFLHIDWSDISHGSSSRVKHYPYRLSIHSKWETFGKPKPVGQYLYSLLVSSEIRRNQSYLKSVAFQYFHSFKLLHILNLEGIYLDLSFPEVIISMVHLRYLAIQGSFTAIPSSIANLWNLRSIAVKGLQPLICLPETIWTMRNLKHVHASENAVISLDDLELEYSSMLVSNMKTFSTLALHHVADPEKVLRRLSGLQKLKCIVSLSQLCCDNENQFPALAYLENLQALTLYTLGYEGLASCSWMQNQFHTFAFPSTLKKLTVYKLGLPWRAMSIIRQLPKLEVLKLREEAFRGKRWDMTPEEEEFCNLKYLELSNLNLRQWSVAYDPFPCLEQLVVGDCYRLVEIPHCFERVTTLQMIELCRCSDRVKSSAEVILKEQRDWGNYELELLISDS, encoded by the coding sequence ATGGTGGTTCATACTTGTGTTGATTCTGCTATTGAACAGCTCTCAAAGCTGTTGGCTCTATCCCGCTTGACTTCTACTAATATGGAGAATCAAATCAAGGGTCTTCTGCTGGaattaaaatttgttaaaatgTTCTTTTGCTGCTTGGAAACCTTCACGGCCGCTGACGATCAAGAAACCATGAGGGATGGGTCTATTGAGCTGAAAAGAGCTCAAGCTACACTAGAAGCAGCAAGCTCTGAATTATATCAAGCTGGTTTTTTTGCAAGCTTTGGACTAGATATCGAAGACTGGCAAACTTTGGTGTCTAATTTGCTACAAATTGTTAAGGGCTTCAAGCCAGAGGTAAGAAATATTTGTTCTGGTGTTGTAGTTAATCACTCTTGGAACTCAAAATCAAAGCTTAGTTACACAAATGAGGAGATCCTTGAATTCACGGATTCCATCCTTGTGAATTTGGAGAGACTGTTATCAGTTGTCACCGGCGAGAACATTGTCCCTGATGTGAAGAAGCAAATGGAAGCCCTTGCAGCGAAGTTAAAGTTCACTAGAGATTTCCTTGACTTCACCATAAAAAGACGTGGGAGATCATATGACGAACTTGAAGATTTCTTGACAATGTTTCATGCTTGGACTAAAACTGCTGCCTGCTTGTCACTTCTGTATTGGGTGGAGGTGGATTCTACTGATGAAAACATGGCTCATTGGATGAATGCTATGCTTTCTGCTAGAGTACAAGAGATAATGCCGTCCACTCCAAGTGATGTACAGATGTATCTTGGTCTCCTTAAATCTTCAAAGATATCTCGAGGCGATGCCCTTCTAGTGGATGACATCATTGCAAGATTTGTTGGATTTCTACCCCTGGAAAATCTTGTGGATTGTGTCGAGAGGGATGACATTGTAGCCGTTCGTGATGGGCtgattttcttgatttcattCCTCATGGATGCACCGAAGGAATCACAGAGCGGAGCAGCCCGGAGAACTGTGTTCTTGAAACCAATTGAAGCAGCCAGGAGAAAGGCGTTCTTGAGAAAAATTGAAGCAGCCATCAGTAAGTTAACAAATCTCATCTTCCTGAGAGACAATTCTTTTATTCCTTGGTTCCTGGAAAAGATTCTCAAGATAATGATTCAGGCCAAAAAGCATCATGTTCGGATGCCAAAGTCATCTGCGTCTAATTGTCCCAAGACTGATGGAAGGGGATTTGTTCATTCCCTCTTGATAAATCTGGAGGAAATGATGAAAAGCAATGCTGCCAATTTTATCCTTTTTGCAAAACACAAAGTTGCGGCAATCCATAGGGAACTTCATTCCCTTTCTCTTATGCTTAAGGATATAATGGATTTGCAGAACGAGCATAAGAGTCAGGAGTTAAATGGTTTTTGGGCACAGACTATTGATGTGGCCTACCGGGCAGAAGGTGTCATCCGCGCGTGTTCAATTGTGGATAGGCCTATTTGGTATCATTTGATATGTCTTTCTGACGTCCTGGAAGGAATCAAAGTTATCAAAACTACAGTtgaaaaaaaggttaaaagagaGGAGCACACATCAAGCAACAGAAGTTCTACTTCTAGCGCTGAGACAAGCGTCAATCGAATCCCATTATCATCAAGAACTTATAGTTTTGGATCTTATGAAGTTTTGGGCTTCAATGATGAGGCAGATGCAGTTATTAATCTACTCAAAAGAGGATCAAATGAGCTTTCGGTTGTCTCCATAGTCGGCATGCCTGGAGTAGGTAAGACAACACTTGCGAGGATAGCATACAATGATCCTTCGGTTCAATTGCACTTTCATAAACTTGCATGGTGTCCTGTTTCTGAAACATACAGAAGTAGGGACTTGTTGCTTGACATTGTCAACTGCATTACTTCAGTTGAAGATGTAGATCTATATGATATGAGTGATGAAGATTTAACAGATCTAATCAGGAAAAGTTTATTGCGACAGAGATACCTTGTTGTTATAGATGATATCTGGGAGATGGGAGCTTGGGATTCTATTAGACAGTCACTTCCAAGAGATCGAAATGGCAGCAGAATTGTCttaacaagtcaaaatcataaTCTAGCTTTGCAAACTGGTCTTGCTTACAATACTCATCTTCTTTCTCCTTTCACTGATGAAAAAAGCTGGAaatatttggaagaaatgctATTCCACACCCACGGTTGCCCTGACAATCTATTAGATGTTGCAAAGAAAATTGCAAGGAAATGTAAAGGACTACCTCTGGCGATTGTTGCAATTCTGGCTCTCCTTCAAAAGGAAGAGAGGAATCTTGATATTTGGGGACGAATTGAAGAAAACTCAAATCCAGGCATTGCTAGCAAAGGGTACAGGGAAATTCTAGAACGAAGCTACAAGCATTTACCTGACCATTTGAAGCCTTGCTTTCTATATTTTGGTGCCTTTCAAGCTGGTAAGGCAATTAGTGCCCAAAAGTTGACCTTGCTATGGGTTGCAGAAGGATTCATGCGAACAACTGAAATGGGGGGAATGGAGAGCTTAGAAGTTTTGGCAAATGACTACTTGATGGAGCTCATCAATCGTAGCTTGGTAGATGTCACTGAAAGAAGTTCTGATGGTGGGATAAAAGCATGCCGACTTAATGATCTATTGCACGATTTCTGCCTGGAAAAAGCTCAAGAAGACAAGTTCTTGCACATTGATTGGTCTGATATTTCTCATGGCTCCTCAAGTCGAGTAAAGCATTACCCTTACCGGTTAAGCATTCATTCTAAATGGGAAACTTTCGGTAAGCCAAAGCCTGTTGGTCAATATCTCTACTCACTACTGGTCTCCTCTGAAATTAGAAGGAATCAATCCTATTTAAAATCTGTTGCCTTTCAGTATTTTCATAGCTTTAAACTCCTTCACATCTTGAATTTGGAAGGCATCTACTTGGATTTATCTTTTCCTGAAGTAATCATATCAATGGTTCATTTAAGATACTTAGCAATCCAAGGTAGTTTTACGGCAATTCCATCATCAATAGCCAATCTTTGGAATCTAAGAAGCATTGCTGTGAAAGGATTACAACCCTTGATTTGTTTACCAGAAACAATTTGGACGATGAGAAATTTGAAACATGTGCATGCAAGTGAAAATGCTGTTATCTCTCTGGATGATCTTGAGCTTGAGTATTCATCTATGTTAGTGAGTAACATGAAAACCTTTTCCACATTAGCTCTTCATCATGTAGCAGATCCTGAGAAGGTGTTAAGAAGGTTAAGTGGACTTCAGAAGCTCAAATGTATTGTTTCATTATCACAGCTGTGTTGTGATAACGAGAATCAGTTTCCAGCTTTGGCCTACCTAGAAAATCTCCAGGCACTAACATTGTATACTCTCGGTTATGAAGGTCTAGCGTCTTGCAGTTGGATGCAGAATCAATTTCACACATTTGCTTTTCCCTCAACTCTTAAGAAACTGACCGTGTATAAATTGGGACTGCCTTGGAGGGCAATGTCAATAATCAGGCAGCTACCCAAACTCGAGGTTCTCAAATTACGAGAAGAAGCTTTTAGGGGTAAAAGATGGGACATGACACCGGAGGAGGAGGAATTTTGTAACCTCAAATACCTGGAactgtcaaatttaaaccttcGACAATGGTCTGTCGCCTATGATCCCTTCCCATGCCTTGAACAACTTGTTGTGGGAGATTGTTACAGACTCGTGGAGATCCCCCATTGTTTTGAAAGAGTTACAACCCTGCAGATGATTGAGTTGTGTCGATGCAGCGATAGAGTCAAAAGCTCGGCTGAGGTGATCCTCAAAGAACAACGGGACTGGGGCAACTATGAACTTGAACTTCTCATCTCAGATTCATAG
- the LOC113717274 gene encoding quinolinate phosphoribosyltransferase [decarboxylating] 1a isoform X2, whose amino-acid sequence MSAIATKNTGIAAASLGVKPPAHPTYDLKGVIQLALSEDAGDLGDVTCKATIPVDMEVEAHFLAKEDGIIAGIALAEMVFNEVDHTLKVDWSRKDGDKIHKGLQFGKVHGRAHSIVVAERVVLNFMQRMSGIATLTKAMADAAHPAYILETRKTAPGLRLVDKWAVLIGGGQNHRMGLFDMVMIKDNHISIAGGVTNALKSVDQYLASNNIQMGVEVETRTLEEVNEALDYASQSKTSLTRIMLDNMVVPLPHGDIDVTMLKEAVELISGRFETEASGNVTLETVHKIGQTGVMYISSGALTHSVKALDISLKIDTELALEVSRRTKRG is encoded by the exons ATGTCAGCAATAGCTACCAAGAATACAGGAATTGCAGCTGCATCGTTAGGAGTCAAGCCTCCTGCACATCCCACTTATGATTTGAAGGGAGTTATCCAACTTGCCCTATCTGAAGATGCTGGTGACCTAG GGGATGTGACTTGTAAGGCAACAATTCCAGTGGATATGGAAGTAGAAGCTCATTTTCTGGCAAAGGAGGATGGCATTATAGCTGGAATTGCCCTTGCTGAAATGGTATTCAATGAGGTTGACCACACCCTGAAG GTGGATTGGTCCAGAAAGGATGGTGACAAAATCCATAAAGGCCTTCAATTTGGCAAAGTACATG GGAGGGCTCACAGCATTGTTGTAGCTGAAAGGGTTGTACTAAATTTTATGCAGAGGATGAGTGGAATAGCAACCCTAACTAAG GCCATGGCAGATGCTGCACACCCTGCATATATTTTAGAGACAAGAAAGACAGCTCCAGGTTTACGTTTGGTGGATAAATGGGCG GTATTGATAGGTGGTGGCCAGAATCACCGAATGGGTTTATTTGACATGGTGATGATAAAAGACAATCACATATCCATTGCTGGTGGTGTCACTAATGCTCTAAAATCTGTTGACCAGTACTTGGCAAGTAATAATATTCAAATGGGAGTTGAG GTTGAAACTAGGACACTTGAAGAGGTGAATGAGGCGTTGGATTATGCTTCTCAGTCAAAGACATCCTTGACTAGGATAATGCTGGATAACATGGTTGTCCCTCTACCTCATGGGGATATAGATGTAACCATGCTCAAAGAGGCTGTTGAGCTCATTAGCGGAAGATTTGAGACTGAG GCATCTGGGAATGTGACTCTTGAGACTGTACACAAGATTGGACAAACTGGCGTAATGTATATTTCTAG TGGTGCACTAACACATTCTGTGAAAGCACTCGACATTTCCCTGAAGATCGATACAGAGCTTGCGCTAGAAGTAAGCCGGCGTACAAAACGAGGATGA
- the LOC113717274 gene encoding quinolinate phosphoribosyltransferase [decarboxylating] 1a isoform X1 produces the protein MLKAFPFPSLVYPPSVSAPRYVVKMSAIATKNTGIAAASLGVKPPAHPTYDLKGVIQLALSEDAGDLGDVTCKATIPVDMEVEAHFLAKEDGIIAGIALAEMVFNEVDHTLKVDWSRKDGDKIHKGLQFGKVHGRAHSIVVAERVVLNFMQRMSGIATLTKAMADAAHPAYILETRKTAPGLRLVDKWAVLIGGGQNHRMGLFDMVMIKDNHISIAGGVTNALKSVDQYLASNNIQMGVEVETRTLEEVNEALDYASQSKTSLTRIMLDNMVVPLPHGDIDVTMLKEAVELISGRFETEASGNVTLETVHKIGQTGVMYISSGALTHSVKALDISLKIDTELALEVSRRTKRG, from the exons ATGCTTAaagcttttccttttccttcattAGTTTACCCTCCATCAGTATCAGCTCCAAG GTATGTCGTAAAAATGTCAGCAATAGCTACCAAGAATACAGGAATTGCAGCTGCATCGTTAGGAGTCAAGCCTCCTGCACATCCCACTTATGATTTGAAGGGAGTTATCCAACTTGCCCTATCTGAAGATGCTGGTGACCTAG GGGATGTGACTTGTAAGGCAACAATTCCAGTGGATATGGAAGTAGAAGCTCATTTTCTGGCAAAGGAGGATGGCATTATAGCTGGAATTGCCCTTGCTGAAATGGTATTCAATGAGGTTGACCACACCCTGAAG GTGGATTGGTCCAGAAAGGATGGTGACAAAATCCATAAAGGCCTTCAATTTGGCAAAGTACATG GGAGGGCTCACAGCATTGTTGTAGCTGAAAGGGTTGTACTAAATTTTATGCAGAGGATGAGTGGAATAGCAACCCTAACTAAG GCCATGGCAGATGCTGCACACCCTGCATATATTTTAGAGACAAGAAAGACAGCTCCAGGTTTACGTTTGGTGGATAAATGGGCG GTATTGATAGGTGGTGGCCAGAATCACCGAATGGGTTTATTTGACATGGTGATGATAAAAGACAATCACATATCCATTGCTGGTGGTGTCACTAATGCTCTAAAATCTGTTGACCAGTACTTGGCAAGTAATAATATTCAAATGGGAGTTGAG GTTGAAACTAGGACACTTGAAGAGGTGAATGAGGCGTTGGATTATGCTTCTCAGTCAAAGACATCCTTGACTAGGATAATGCTGGATAACATGGTTGTCCCTCTACCTCATGGGGATATAGATGTAACCATGCTCAAAGAGGCTGTTGAGCTCATTAGCGGAAGATTTGAGACTGAG GCATCTGGGAATGTGACTCTTGAGACTGTACACAAGATTGGACAAACTGGCGTAATGTATATTTCTAG TGGTGCACTAACACATTCTGTGAAAGCACTCGACATTTCCCTGAAGATCGATACAGAGCTTGCGCTAGAAGTAAGCCGGCGTACAAAACGAGGATGA